Proteins encoded by one window of Arachis ipaensis cultivar K30076 chromosome B04, Araip1.1, whole genome shotgun sequence:
- the LOC107636154 gene encoding uncharacterized protein LOC107636154, with protein sequence MVEEMSSPNIAAMLDKTEELDLIIKEQEVILLKINDLNKKLKTSPQVVENPNDNSLELLKLWYTQAMNLSNCEANICDLLANQLDALLELQQPSPPPLPQQQKRMAKARVEQPKRQKQVKSLSNPSSITGSLEGKEVAAKVMPQNFEKGEWIIARVVRFDEESKEFEVVDEEPDNDDAKEVESGEKKYKVPMRSIIPFPSSNDPTSAPEFSPGTYVLAVYPGTTTLYKARVVRGHNKRKKHDYVLEFDDDENEDGTLPKRKVPFHKVVAFIAEGDGQ encoded by the coding sequence ATGGTGGAAGAGATGTCATCACCGAACATTGCTGCAATGTTAGATAAAACGGAAGAGCTTGATCTGATAATTAAAGAGCAAGAGGTGATTTTGTTGAAGATCAACGATCTCAACAAGAAGCTTAAAACATCTCCTCAAGTAGTTGAGAACCCCAACGACAATTCATTAGAACTCCTTAAATTGTGGTACACTCAGGCTATGAATCTATCCAACTGCGAAGCAAATATTTGTGACTTGCTGGCAAACCAACTGGATGCCCTTCTAGAATTGCAACAACCATCGCCGCCGCCGCTGCCGCAACAGCAGAAAAGAATGGCCAAAGCACGTGTGGAACAACCGAAACGACAGAAACAAGTGAAAAGCTTGTCCAACCCTTCTTCTATAACAGGGAGCCTAGAGGGGAAGGAGGTAGCAGCTAAGGTCATGCCACAAAACTTTGAAAAAGGAGAGTGGATTATTGCGAGAGTGGTTCGTTTCGATGAGGAATCGAAAGAGTTTGAAGTTGTTGATGAGGAGCCTGATAATGACGATGCTAAAGAAGTTGAAAGTGGTGAGAAGAAATATAAGGTTCCCATGAGAAGCATCATTCCTTTTCCTAGCAGTAATGATCCAACTAGTGCACCAGAATTTTCTCCTGGAACATATGTTTTGGCAGTGTATCCAGGAACAACTACACTGTATAAAGCAAGGGTTGTGCGGGGCCATAATAAGCGGAAGAAACATGATTATGTGTTggagtttgatgatgatgagaatgaaGATGGAACTCTCCCTAAAAGGAAAGTGCCATTCCACAAAGTCGTTGCTTTTATTGCTGAGGGAGACGGCCAATGA
- the LOC110270950 gene encoding lysine--tRNA ligase, cytoplasmic-like produces MASPPLSSEAAAPTPTPSPSTTTAQALGDEPVSKNALKRELKIRQKEERKRKKEEKAKKQKLRMLKLTSLHQLMIKI; encoded by the exons ATGGCATCTCCTCCTTTGTCGTCAGAGGCTGCAGCTCCAactccaactccttctccatcGACGACCACAGCTCAAGCCCTGGGCGACGAGCCCGTAAGCAAGAA TGCATTGAAGCGTGAATTGAAGATCAGacagaaagaagagagaaagcgTAAGAAGGAAGAGAAGGCCAAAAAG CAAAAGCTCAGAATGCTTAAGCTAACAAGCCTACATCAGCTAATGATAAAGATATAG
- the LOC107636155 gene encoding probable protein phosphatase 2C 73: protein MGCLCRNFDWNVAAAMVLFPSLLNGFARKKSCPNDDDNDERKAVKALAKEARKNGLLLSSSGTVKSSKANNFASIFTKKGQKGVNQDRLIVWEEFGWQEDMILCGVFDGHGPWGHYVSKSVMKLVPASLLCNLKENLAATSLDLNYKMEADRRNHHEFDIWKQACIKTCAAVDHHLKQNTGIDSFQSGTTALTVIKQGEDLIISNLGDSRAVLATTSDGGTLSALQLTTDMKPNLPKEAERIMESRGRVFCLEDEPGVYRVWMPNGKTPGLAISRALVLFNYYLFIYFLKLALLIFTIFHLKLILVLKVS, encoded by the exons ATGGGGTGTT TGTGTCGCAACTTTGACTGGAATGTAGCAGCAGCCATGGTTCTTTTTCCATCTCTTCTCAATGGATTTGCAAGAAAGAAAAGTTGTCCAAACGATGATGACAATGATGAAAGGAAAGCCGTGAAAGCACTCGcgaaggaagcaaggaagaatgGCTTGTTATTGAGTTCATCAGGAACTGTTAAGTCTTCCAAAGCCAACAACTTTGCCTCAATTTTCACAAAGAAGGGCCAGAAAGGAGTCAATCAAGATCGCCTTATTGTTTGGGAG GAATTTGGTTGGCAAGAAGACATGATATTGTGTGGAGTTTTTGATGGACATGGCCCTTGGGGACACTATGTGTCCAAAAGTGTCATGAAACTTGTCCCTGCCTCTTTGCTATGCAATTTGAAGGAAAATCTTGCTGCAACATCTCTTGACCTGAATTACAAGATGGAAGCAGATAGGAGGAACCACCATGAATTTGACATATGGAAGCAAGCATGCATAAAGACTTGTGCTGCTGTTGATCATCATCTAAAGCAGAATACTGGGATTGATTCCTTTCAAAGTGGTACTACAGCTTTGACAGTTATCAAACAG GGTGAAGATCTGATTATATCAAACTTAGGAGATTCAAGGGCAGTATTGGCAACAACTTCAGATGGTGGCACACTAAGTGCCCTTCAGCTTACAACTGACATGAAGCCAAATTTACCAA AGGAGGCAGAGAGGATAATGGAATCAAGAGGGAGGGTGTTTTGTCTAGAAGATGAGCCAGGAGTGTATAGGGTGTGGATGCCAAATGGTAAAACACCAGGACTTGCAATATCAAGAGCGTTGGTTTTATTtaactattatttatttatttattttttaaaattagctttactaattttcaCCATCTTTCACTTAAAGCTAATTTTGGTATTAAAAGTCTCATGA